The genome window ACATCCCCGTCTTCGCCTTCTGCGAGGACGTGGCCGCCTCCGGGGGCTACTGGCTCGCCACCGCGGCGGACGAGATCTGGGCCGATGACAACTCGGTGATCGGCTCCATCGGGGTGATCTCCGCCGGCTTCGGCCTGCAGGACCTCATCGCCCGCCACGGGGTGGAGCGCCGGGTGCACACGGCCGGGCAGAGCAAGTCCATGCTCGACCCGTTCCGCCCGGAGCAGCCGGAGGATGTCGCCCGCCTCACCCGGGTGCTCGAACGCATCCACGCCAATTTCAAGCTGCAGGTCGCCTCCCGCCGCGGCGCGAAGCTGCCCGAGGGCGAGGACCTGTTCACCGGCGACATCTGGATCGGCGCCGAGGCGCGGGACAAGGGGCTGATCGACGGTGTCGGCCACCTGATCCCGGTGATGAAGGCGAAGTTCGGGCCGAAGACCCGCTTTGCCCTGTGCAGCCCGAAACGCTCGCTGTTCCAGCGCATCGGCGCCCCGGGCGCTGCCAGCCTGGTGGAGGCGGTCGAGGATCGCAGCCTCTGGGCCCGGTACGGGCTGTGACATGATGGCGAAAATCGCGCTTCTGCTGCTCGTCGTGCTCGCGGTCATCGCGCTGGCGGGGAAGTGGGCGGAGAAGATCCTGCCGCGCCGAAAGGGCCCCGAGGTGCGCGCGGCCCGCAAGTGCCCGCAATGCGGTGCCTGGCAGGTGGAGGGGGTTCCCTGCATCTGCGCAGAAAAATGACCCTCCGCCCTTCCGCCGCCGGTACGCCGCGCATACATGAGAGACCCGATCGCCCCCACACGCGGGCCTGAACGTACCGGAGCTGCCGCCAATATGGATATCGTCTGGGTCCTCGCCGGCCTCGTCCTTCTTGTGGTCGGGGGGGACGTTCTCGTGAAGGGGGCCGTCGGGCTCAGCCTGAAGCTCGGCATTCCGGCGCTCATCGTCTCGCTCACCATCGTCGCCTTCGGAACCTCGGCGCCGGAGCTGCTGATCTCGGTGAAATCGGCCATGGACGGGCTTCCCGGCCTCGCCATCGGCAACGTGGTCGGCTCCAACATCGCCAACGTGCTGCTGGTGCTGGGCATTCCGGCGCTGATCGCGCCCATCGCCACGCGGGACTGCGAGACCGGGCGCTCCTTTGTCATCATGCTGGGCGTGCTGGTGCTGTTCACCGTGCTGTGCTTCCTCGGGCCGCTGACCTGGTGGCACGGGCTGGTGCTGTTGGGCGTGCTGGCGGCGGTGATCGCGGAGAACCTGTGGTCGGCGAAGAAATCCCGCGACAGCGACATGGCCTCGGAACTCGACGAGGTCGACCCCCACCTGCCGGGCTGGAAACTGTCGCTGCTCATCGTGGCGGGCATCATCACCCTGCCGCTGGGCGCGCAGATGCTCATCGAGGGCGCGCGCAACATCGCCTCCCAGGCCGGCATCTCCGACGCGGCCATCGGCCTCACCCTCGTGGCCGTGGGCACCTCGCTGCCCGAGCTGGCCACCTCGGTGATGGCCGCCATCCGCCGCCAGGCCGACGTGGCCATGGGCAACGTGATCGGCTCGAACATCTTCAACATCGGCGCCATCATGGGCATCACCAGCTTCTTCGGCCCGGTGGAGGTGGACCAGTCCTTCCTGGATTACGACCTGTGGGTGATGATCGCGGTGAGCCTGGTGCTGGCGCCGTTCATCTGCAAGATCCCGGTGCTGGGCCGCTTTTCCGGCGGCGTGTTCGTGGCCCTCTACGTGGGCTACATCTGGACGGTGCTCTGAGCCGCGGCGGCGTCTCCCGCGCTCTCAGGGGCCTGCACACCCTTGCCCCGTGTCAGTCCCCCGCCCGGGCGCCGAGCCGGCGCGCGCGCCGATCGCATGAGGCGCGACTTGTCCCGTCGCGCCAGCCGCCTGCTGCACGAGCCCCCGCGCGCGCCGGCATCTCTTCTGGCGAGACCGGCCGACGGGTTTCCCGGGCCGCTGGCCCCGAGCGCGCCGGGCGGCAGCGGCGCAGGTGCCGGCGCAACGGGTTGGGCAGGTGCCGGCGCAACCCGTTGAGCAGGTGCCGGCGCAAGCCGTTGAGAGGGTGCCGGCGCAGCGCTCCGAGGCGGCGGCGCTTGGCGGTGACGCGCCCGGGGGCCGTCACCGCACCGCCGGTTCCGGTCAGCCGGGGACAGACGCGCCCGGGACAGATCAGGTCAGCGTGAACCAATCAGATCAGGTCCGCTCGGATTGATCAGCTCAGTTCAACTCGGGCCGTGTCAGCTCCGCTCGTGTCAGGTCAGGTCGGCTTGATCCAGCTCAGCTCGGGGCGGCGAAGGCGGCGCCTGCGGTGAGCAGCGCCTCGATCTCCTCCGGCGTGTAGCCGGCCTCTGCCAGCACCGCCCGCGTGTCCTGCCCGAACACCGGGGGGCGCCGCGCGCCGGTCTCCGCCGGGGTGCGCGACATGCGGATCGGGTTGCCGAGGGTGCGGAACCCGTCGATCTCCACCACCATGCCGCGATGCGCGGTGTGGGGATGGTCCAGCACGCCGGGCACGTCCATCACCGGGCCGGCGGGCACCCCGGCGGCCATCAGCGCCTGCGCCAGCTCCTCGCCGTCCCAAACGGCCATGAGCGGGCGCAGCAGCGCGGCCAGTTCCTCCCGCCGCCCGTTGCGCTTCGGCCCGGTGACGAAGCGCGGGTCGGCGGCCAGCTCCGGGCAGGCGAGCACCTCGCACAGCCTGCGGTACTGGCTGTCATTCGCCGCGGCCACGAAGATCGGCACGCTGCGGGTGGGGAAGGTCTCGTAGGGGCTGATGTTGGGATGCGCGTTGCCCACCGGCTTCGGCACCGGGCCGCCCATCATGTAGTTCGCGCCATAGGGGAACAGGATGGAGACGGCGGCATCATAGAGCGTCATGTCCAGGAACTGGCCCTGGCCTGAAACATCGCGCTCGCGCAGCGCCATCAGGATGCCGATGGCCGAGGACATGCCCACCGAGATGTCGACCAGCGGGATGCCCAGCCTGGTGGGCTCGCCGCTTTCCGGGCCGTTCACGCTCATCAGCCCGGCCTGGGCCTGCACCACCGCGTCATAGCCGGGCAGGCCGCCCAGAGGGCCATCGGCGCCGAAGCCGGTCACCCGGCACTGCACCAGCCGGGGAAACTCCGCCTGCAGGGTCTCGTGGCCCAGCCCCCAGGCCTCCATGCTGCCGGACTTGAAATTGTCGATCAGCACGTCGGCGCCCGCCAGCAACCGGCGCAGCACGGCCCGGCCGTCCTCGCGGCGCAGGTCCAGCGCGATGCCGCGCTTGTTGCGGTTCACGCCCATGAAATAGGAGGCAGCGCCGGAGGCGGGGTCGAAGGGCGGGCCCCAGGCCCGGGTGTCGTCGCCCTGCGGCGGCTCCACCTTGATCACCTCGGCGCCGTGGTCGGCCAGCCACTGGGTGCAGAAGGGCCCGGCGAGAATCCGGGTGAGATCGACGACGCGAAGTCCGGTGAGCGCTGGCATGTCTTGTGGTCTCCTCCCTGTCTGCCCCCATATACCTCCCTGTCTAGAGGAGGGCGGCACACCGGGCAACGGCGCCGCGCGTCCGCTCACGCAGGCGTGGGCGGGCGAGAGCTGCGCCGGCCCGGGCTGGCCTGCGCCGGGTGCCGCGGCTAGTATCGCGCCGCGCCGCCGGGCCACGGTATCCCGAGGGCGGGCACGGCGCAGGCAGGGGAGGGAATTGCACATGAAACCAGGGATTGCCCTGATCACCGGCGCCGGAAAGCGCGTGGGCCGCGCCATGGCGCTGCATCTCGCGGCCCGCGGCTGGGACATCGCGGTGCATTACATGAGCTCCGTCGCGGAGGCGGATGCGGTGGTGGCCG of Paroceanicella profunda contains these proteins:
- a CDS encoding calcium/sodium antiporter, yielding MDIVWVLAGLVLLVVGGDVLVKGAVGLSLKLGIPALIVSLTIVAFGTSAPELLISVKSAMDGLPGLAIGNVVGSNIANVLLVLGIPALIAPIATRDCETGRSFVIMLGVLVLFTVLCFLGPLTWWHGLVLLGVLAAVIAENLWSAKKSRDSDMASELDEVDPHLPGWKLSLLIVAGIITLPLGAQMLIEGARNIASQAGISDAAIGLTLVAVGTSLPELATSVMAAIRRQADVAMGNVIGSNIFNIGAIMGITSFFGPVEVDQSFLDYDLWVMIAVSLVLAPFICKIPVLGRFSGGVFVALYVGYIWTVL
- a CDS encoding CaiB/BaiF CoA transferase family protein yields the protein MPALTGLRVVDLTRILAGPFCTQWLADHGAEVIKVEPPQGDDTRAWGPPFDPASGAASYFMGVNRNKRGIALDLRREDGRAVLRRLLAGADVLIDNFKSGSMEAWGLGHETLQAEFPRLVQCRVTGFGADGPLGGLPGYDAVVQAQAGLMSVNGPESGEPTRLGIPLVDISVGMSSAIGILMALRERDVSGQGQFLDMTLYDAAVSILFPYGANYMMGGPVPKPVGNAHPNISPYETFPTRSVPIFVAAANDSQYRRLCEVLACPELAADPRFVTGPKRNGRREELAALLRPLMAVWDGEELAQALMAAGVPAGPVMDVPGVLDHPHTAHRGMVVEIDGFRTLGNPIRMSRTPAETGARRPPVFGQDTRAVLAEAGYTPEEIEALLTAGAAFAAPS
- a CDS encoding S49 family peptidase, encoding MKLVSRLRELFPSRPTVAVIRLYGAIGVSGRFGSALSDHALAGTIERAFRRGKPKAVALAINSPGGSPTQSALIAARIRRLAAERNIPVFAFCEDVAASGGYWLATAADEIWADDNSVIGSIGVISAGFGLQDLIARHGVERRVHTAGQSKSMLDPFRPEQPEDVARLTRVLERIHANFKLQVASRRGAKLPEGEDLFTGDIWIGAEARDKGLIDGVGHLIPVMKAKFGPKTRFALCSPKRSLFQRIGAPGAASLVEAVEDRSLWARYGL